The following proteins are co-located in the Leptolyngbya sp. SIO1E4 genome:
- a CDS encoding glutamate synthase subunit alpha — translation MGNTPLNSNQSIDQEANTQPYWGPRSLVEERDACGVGFLADQQGRASFTLVQQALGSLACMEHRGGRCADQESGDGAGVMTAIPWGLFRPWAQAQNITTALEPERTGVAMMFLPKSAAAAAIARQAFEQAAAEAGLAVLGWRQVPVKPDVLGLQAKQNQPQIEQFFVHSQGTTGDELERELFRVRRQAHRAVMAWTGDVAIAEPLKETYVCSFSCRTLVYKGMVRSEVLGQFYLDLQNPDYVSPFALYHRRFSTNTMPKWPLAHPMRLVGHNGEINTLVGNLNWMKAREAELTHPIWKGHIQELLPIVNIDNSDSANLDGVLELLVRSGRSPLESLMVMVPEAYQNQPDLEQHPEITDFYEYYSGLQEPWDGPALIVFSDGKQVGATLDRNGLRPARYVITRDGLIIVSSEAGVVDVPVETIVEKGRLGPGQMIAVDFQTQEILKNWDIKQRVAAQQPYGDWLAQHRKAVQPQLFPETTSLIGAGLLQQQTAFGYTAEDVEMIIQDMAALGKEPTYCMGDDIPLAVLSTKAHLLYDYFKQRFAQVTNPAIDPLRERLVMSLKTELGPRGNLLEEHAEYARLLKLESPVLNEAELTLVHASGFKATTLSTLYAMATGPDGLATAIQALCDHAAAAVRSGSEILVLSDRIDEAGRNRQLDAEITYIPPLVAIGAVHHHLIREGLRMKASLVVETAQCWSTHHFACLVGYGASAICPYLALESVRAWWQDSRTQKLMETGKIPVTTLNGAQDNYRKAVENGLLKILSKMGISLITSYQGAQIFEAVGIGADLLETAFRGTTSRLGGLTLQELAQETNTFHQRAFPDLSGKRLENMGFVKAMPKGEYHMNTPALTKALHKALKSKQYDHYEVYQGYLQGRTPTALRDLLEFTGDRDPVPLDEVESVASIMTRFCTGGMSLGALSQEAHEVLAIAMNRIGGKSNSGEGGEDPRRFKTLQDVNEAGKSLLFPNLKGLRNGDTASSAIKQVASGRFGVTPEYLMHAKQIEIKVAQGAKPGEGGQLPGKKVSPYIAMLRRSKPGVPLISPPPHHDIYSIEDLAQLIFDLHQINPQAGVSVKLVAEIGIGTIAAGVAKANADVIQISGHDGGTGASPLSSIKHAGLPWELGLTEVHRVLLENQLRDRVLLRVDGGFKTGWDVIMGALMGAEEFGFGSIAMIAEGCIMARVCHTNNCPVGVATQKEELRKRFTGLPEHVVNFFAFIAEEVRSLLARLGFRSLSEITGRTDLLTQRAAVTLTKTDSLTLSALLNLPDVRDERAWLDHGGIHSNGPVLDDDMLADADIQTAIAQQGTVSKTFKVINTDRTVGARVAGAIAKQYGNSGFAGQLNLTFEGSAGQSFGAFNLPGMTLTLVGEANDYVGKGMHGGELIVKPFPGITYDPSQNVIIGNTCLYGSTGGTLYALGIAGERFAVRNSKGQAVIEGAGDHCCEYMTGGAIVVLGHVGRNVGAGMTGGLAYFLDEAGNFPTRVNPEIVKVQRVITAAGEQQLKAMIERHAQCTGSQKAAHILANWDAYLPQFWQVVPPSEADSPEANPDAVTEDKVLSSV, via the coding sequence ATGGGGAATACACCTTTGAACTCGAATCAGTCTATCGATCAGGAAGCTAATACCCAGCCCTATTGGGGGCCTCGTTCACTGGTGGAAGAACGAGACGCTTGTGGGGTTGGTTTCTTGGCAGATCAACAGGGGCGGGCCAGTTTTACCCTGGTACAGCAGGCACTGGGCTCGTTGGCCTGTATGGAGCATCGTGGTGGGCGCTGTGCCGACCAGGAGTCGGGCGATGGGGCTGGGGTCATGACGGCGATTCCTTGGGGATTGTTCCGCCCATGGGCGCAGGCGCAAAATATCACCACGGCCCTAGAGCCCGAGCGAACTGGGGTCGCGATGATGTTTTTGCCGAAGTCTGCAGCGGCGGCGGCGATCGCCCGGCAAGCCTTTGAACAGGCGGCTGCCGAGGCTGGGCTGGCGGTGTTGGGCTGGCGGCAGGTGCCGGTTAAACCCGACGTTTTAGGGCTGCAGGCCAAGCAAAACCAGCCCCAAATCGAACAGTTTTTTGTGCATTCCCAGGGCACAACAGGGGATGAACTGGAGCGAGAACTCTTTCGGGTGCGACGGCAAGCTCACCGGGCCGTGATGGCGTGGACTGGAGATGTGGCGATCGCGGAACCTCTCAAAGAAACCTATGTGTGTTCTTTCTCTTGCCGCACCCTGGTCTATAAGGGGATGGTGCGATCGGAAGTGTTGGGTCAGTTTTACCTGGATCTGCAAAACCCAGACTATGTGAGCCCTTTTGCCCTCTATCATCGCCGCTTTAGCACCAACACCATGCCCAAGTGGCCGCTGGCCCACCCCATGCGTCTGGTTGGGCACAACGGAGAAATTAATACCCTGGTGGGCAACCTCAACTGGATGAAAGCGCGGGAAGCGGAATTAACCCATCCCATCTGGAAAGGTCATATCCAGGAGCTGCTACCCATTGTCAATATCGACAACAGCGACTCTGCCAACTTAGATGGAGTGCTAGAGCTGCTGGTGCGGTCAGGACGCAGCCCCTTAGAGTCGCTGATGGTCATGGTGCCAGAGGCATACCAGAATCAGCCCGATTTGGAACAGCATCCCGAAATCACAGATTTCTACGAATATTACAGCGGTCTGCAAGAGCCCTGGGATGGCCCAGCGCTCATTGTGTTCAGTGATGGTAAGCAGGTTGGAGCGACCCTGGATCGCAATGGTCTGCGCCCGGCCCGCTACGTCATCACCCGCGACGGCCTCATTATTGTTTCCTCTGAAGCCGGGGTGGTTGATGTCCCCGTCGAAACAATTGTGGAGAAAGGTCGCCTGGGGCCAGGCCAGATGATTGCGGTGGATTTCCAAACCCAGGAAATTTTGAAAAACTGGGACATCAAGCAGCGGGTGGCGGCCCAGCAGCCCTATGGGGACTGGCTCGCCCAACATCGCAAGGCTGTGCAGCCGCAGCTTTTCCCGGAAACAACCTCGTTAATTGGGGCCGGTCTTCTGCAGCAGCAAACGGCTTTTGGCTACACCGCCGAAGATGTCGAGATGATTATTCAAGACATGGCCGCCCTGGGCAAAGAGCCCACCTACTGCATGGGGGATGACATTCCACTAGCGGTACTCTCAACGAAGGCCCACCTGCTGTACGACTACTTTAAGCAGCGGTTTGCACAGGTCACCAATCCAGCGATTGATCCGTTGCGCGAACGCCTGGTCATGTCCCTCAAGACCGAGTTAGGCCCTCGGGGCAATCTGCTGGAAGAGCACGCGGAATATGCCCGGCTTTTAAAGCTGGAGTCTCCTGTATTGAATGAGGCTGAGCTAACCCTGGTTCATGCCTCTGGGTTTAAAGCGACGACGCTGTCTACCCTGTATGCCATGGCAACGGGGCCAGACGGCTTGGCTACTGCGATTCAGGCTCTGTGCGATCACGCCGCCGCTGCGGTTCGATCAGGCAGTGAAATTTTAGTTCTCAGCGATCGCATTGATGAAGCTGGGCGCAATCGTCAGCTCGATGCTGAGATCACCTACATTCCCCCCCTGGTGGCCATTGGGGCGGTGCATCACCACCTGATCCGTGAGGGGTTGCGCATGAAGGCCTCCCTTGTCGTCGAAACGGCCCAGTGCTGGAGCACCCATCACTTTGCCTGCCTGGTTGGCTATGGTGCCAGTGCCATCTGCCCTTACCTGGCGTTGGAATCTGTCCGTGCTTGGTGGCAAGACAGCCGTACCCAAAAGCTGATGGAAACCGGCAAGATCCCAGTTACCACCCTAAACGGTGCCCAGGATAACTACCGCAAGGCGGTGGAAAATGGCCTGCTGAAGATCTTGTCGAAAATGGGGATTTCCCTTATCACCAGCTATCAGGGGGCACAAATTTTTGAAGCGGTGGGCATCGGTGCAGATCTGCTGGAGACAGCTTTCCGGGGCACCACCTCCCGCCTGGGGGGTCTGACCTTGCAAGAGCTGGCCCAAGAGACCAACACCTTCCATCAGCGAGCGTTCCCTGATCTCAGTGGCAAGCGGTTGGAAAATATGGGCTTTGTGAAGGCCATGCCCAAGGGTGAGTACCACATGAACACCCCGGCTTTGACAAAAGCTCTCCACAAAGCGCTGAAGTCTAAGCAGTACGATCATTACGAGGTTTACCAGGGATATTTGCAAGGGCGCACCCCCACTGCTCTCCGGGATCTATTAGAGTTCACCGGCGATCGCGACCCCGTTCCCCTGGATGAGGTGGAATCCGTCGCCAGCATCATGACGCGGTTTTGTACGGGGGGCATGTCTTTAGGGGCGCTATCGCAGGAAGCTCACGAAGTGCTGGCGATCGCCATGAACCGTATTGGTGGTAAGTCTAACTCCGGGGAGGGAGGCGAAGACCCTCGGCGGTTTAAGACCTTACAAGACGTCAACGAAGCAGGAAAATCACTGCTATTCCCCAATTTGAAAGGGCTCCGCAATGGGGACACGGCCAGCTCAGCCATCAAGCAGGTGGCTTCAGGACGCTTTGGGGTGACCCCCGAGTACCTGATGCACGCTAAGCAAATTGAGATTAAAGTGGCCCAGGGCGCTAAGCCGGGGGAAGGCGGGCAGCTGCCGGGGAAAAAGGTCAGCCCTTACATTGCTATGCTGCGGCGATCGAAGCCGGGGGTGCCCCTGATTTCACCGCCGCCGCACCACGACATTTACTCCATTGAAGACCTGGCGCAGCTCATTTTCGACCTGCACCAGATCAACCCCCAGGCAGGGGTTTCGGTAAAACTGGTGGCAGAAATTGGCATTGGCACCATCGCGGCGGGGGTGGCAAAGGCCAACGCCGATGTGATTCAAATTTCGGGACACGACGGTGGCACCGGTGCCTCGCCCTTGAGTTCCATTAAGCACGCTGGGCTGCCTTGGGAACTGGGGCTCACTGAAGTTCACCGGGTTCTGCTAGAAAATCAGCTGCGAGATCGCGTCCTGCTGCGGGTTGATGGGGGCTTCAAGACGGGCTGGGATGTGATTATGGGAGCCCTCATGGGGGCCGAGGAATTTGGCTTTGGCTCCATCGCCATGATCGCAGAAGGCTGCATTATGGCGCGGGTCTGCCATACCAACAACTGCCCTGTCGGCGTCGCTACCCAAAAGGAAGAATTGCGGAAGCGATTCACTGGTCTGCCTGAGCATGTCGTCAACTTCTTCGCCTTCATTGCTGAGGAGGTGCGATCGCTATTGGCCCGGCTGGGCTTCCGTTCTCTGTCAGAGATTACGGGCCGCACCGACCTGTTGACACAGCGGGCAGCGGTTACCCTGACCAAAACAGACTCCCTAACGCTATCGGCTCTGCTCAATCTGCCGGATGTGCGAGACGAGCGAGCCTGGCTAGACCATGGCGGCATTCACAGCAATGGCCCCGTGCTAGATGATGACATGCTGGCGGATGCGGATATCCAAACGGCGATCGCCCAGCAGGGCACCGTTAGCAAAACCTTCAAGGTGATCAATACTGATCGAACTGTGGGGGCGCGTGTGGCTGGGGCGATCGCCAAACAGTATGGCAACAGTGGCTTTGCAGGGCAGCTCAACCTCACCTTTGAGGGCAGTGCCGGGCAAAGTTTTGGGGCTTTTAACCTGCCGGGCATGACCCTGACCCTGGTTGGTGAGGCTAACGACTATGTGGGCAAGGGGATGCACGGCGGTGAACTCATCGTCAAACCCTTCCCTGGCATTACTTACGACCCGTCGCAGAATGTCATTATCGGCAATACCTGTCTCTATGGTTCCACTGGCGGCACCTTGTATGCCCTTGGCATTGCAGGCGAGCGCTTTGCTGTGCGCAACTCTAAGGGGCAGGCTGTGATTGAAGGGGCTGGAGACCACTGCTGTGAGTATATGACCGGTGGCGCGATCGTGGTGCTGGGCCATGTTGGACGCAATGTCGGCGCCGGGATGACCGGTGGGCTGGCCTACTTCTTAGATGAAGCGGGGAACTTCCCGACTCGAGTCAACCCTGAAATTGTGAAGGTGCAGCGGGTGATTACCGCGGCAGGTGAGCAGCAACTGAAGGCCATGATTGAGCGCCATGCCCAATGTACGGGCAGTCAAAAAGCCGCCCACATTCTGGCGAATTGGGACGCCTATCTGCCTCAGTTCTGGCAAGTTGTGCCTCCGTCTGAGGCAGACAGCCCCGAGGCAAATCCTGATGCGGTGACTGAAGACAAGGTGCTGAGTTCGGTCTAG
- a CDS encoding alpha/beta fold hydrolase: MPQPYFSGFDPLPSDIETRLMPEAKPQSLTPNPSADAVVICLHGFTGTPYEVGPAVRAIADKGLSVVVPLLPGHGYRDRAEQKQKFARITPDGMLAAVRQEIARARERYRHVGMFGFSMGGAIALTMAAEGLLDVCAVAAPALRLPRKAEILIPLLSWASFTLAAPITEEFYLPAYEFYHSRALRTLWQLSRHAQQQLPQIHCPMLAVHSHNDLTVPPVVLQMMQARMAVQIETAWFDNSGHSMLLDASGPVVSTTIAEFFSRQFIGEAVSR, encoded by the coding sequence CTGCCTCAACCCTACTTCTCAGGATTTGACCCGCTGCCCTCTGACATCGAAACCAGACTGATGCCAGAGGCAAAGCCGCAGTCTCTAACCCCCAACCCCTCTGCCGATGCCGTGGTCATTTGCCTGCATGGATTTACCGGCACACCCTACGAAGTGGGGCCAGCAGTCAGGGCGATCGCAGATAAGGGCCTTTCTGTCGTTGTGCCTTTATTGCCGGGGCATGGGTATCGAGACCGTGCAGAACAAAAGCAAAAATTTGCCCGTATCACCCCAGATGGGATGCTGGCTGCCGTCCGTCAAGAAATTGCTCGGGCTCGGGAGCGATACCGCCATGTCGGCATGTTTGGCTTTTCCATGGGCGGGGCGATCGCCCTGACCATGGCAGCTGAAGGGCTGTTGGATGTCTGTGCGGTGGCGGCCCCGGCACTGCGACTGCCCCGTAAAGCTGAAATCTTGATTCCGTTGTTAAGCTGGGCGAGTTTTACCCTGGCGGCTCCAATCACTGAAGAGTTCTACCTACCGGCTTACGAGTTTTATCATTCCCGAGCGTTGAGAACGCTGTGGCAGTTATCTCGTCATGCTCAGCAGCAATTGCCGCAGATCCACTGTCCGATGCTGGCGGTACACTCCCACAATGATTTGACCGTGCCACCGGTCGTGTTGCAGATGATGCAAGCACGCATGGCCGTGCAAATCGAAACGGCTTGGTTTGATAACTCTGGACACTCGATGCTGTTAGACGCTAGCGGCCCCGTTGTGTCTACTACTATTGCTGAATTTTTCAGCCGTCAGTTTATCGGAGAAGCCGTGTCTCGATAG
- a CDS encoding helix-turn-helix transcriptional regulator, with the protein MGRLPANTDVFAAIADPTRRSLLDRLREGEQPVKELAAPFDMSMPAISQHLSVLCEVGLVIQRRVGRQRFYRLNPEPLKQVADWVAYYERFWQDKLASLGDYLEEES; encoded by the coding sequence ATGGGTAGGCTACCTGCTAATACAGATGTGTTTGCCGCGATCGCGGATCCCACCCGGCGATCGCTTCTAGATCGGCTACGCGAGGGGGAGCAGCCGGTCAAGGAGTTGGCCGCTCCTTTTGACATGTCCATGCCAGCCATTTCCCAGCATCTCAGCGTGTTGTGTGAGGTAGGGCTGGTCATTCAACGGCGGGTCGGGCGACAGCGATTTTATCGGCTGAACCCTGAACCGCTCAAGCAAGTGGCTGATTGGGTCGCCTACTACGAGCGCTTTTGGCAAGACAAGTTGGCAAGTTTGGGGGATTATTTGGAGGAAGAGTCATGA
- a CDS encoding leucine-rich repeat domain-containing protein, with protein MVPDEAYREAERRIEAARKEGATKLDLSHMELNSVPKELGNLNNLTELSLSHNQLTAVPKELGNLNNLTELSLYRNQLNLVPKELGNLTNLTWLYLYQNQLTAVPKELGNLTNLTRLDLDQNQLNSVPKELGQLANLQELYLSDNQLTTVPKELSQLSNLKVLDLSQNQFTIVPLELEQLANLTELNLSQNQLTTVPKELGQLANLMVLYLDQNPLDPELAAAYGQGLEAVKEYWQALAKEQIVLNEAKLILVGEGEVGKTSLLGALREDEWIERRPATQGVEVDIKSLVVTDQNSGTKITLNGWDFGGQNIYRHTHQLFFTAPAIYLVVWNPRRGPEQCRVDEWIKMIKLRTHDAQPDAKPYIFVVATHGGPKERLDHIDEQALREEFGDLIVGFHHVDSKTKYGLDELKQLIAHSAANIPQAERTVPVSWKRMLYAIRQRGETDAWITYEQFQTLCGEQSINLTLVKTYAAILNELGYLIHYSTDPVLKDTVILKPEWLSKAISFVLKDEQVKENNGLVRHSRLSELWDDPARGEDRYPPHLHPVFRKLMERCDLSYQVELPEADAPTTTLIAQLVPSKRPDDWEQDWVLKPGDTECTQICRLLDKESGRLVEAKGLMYRLIVRLHRYSLGRHNYYLSRHWKSGLMLDDGFNGRAFIEEIGSDVYVTVRAAYPSGFLGYLCADIHWLVQFFWPGIDPRLYIPCPTESCKGLLERDEIIEFKAEGIPKVRCPVCRQFHSIDSLMATTIAQPEWQDAVTELKQGQQQILAAFDTGFDSLSVQLKTLMSQADEQFEALLTTLTDPAKDGPRLFSFEPVDPSFWNKPKWVAQRFRLTLWCEHRRLPLPVLNGEGDNRGVYELELTRDWIKRASPLLRILSVTLKLALPIAIPGTKLATNETEYNAIAEQLEFGVKSANSFLSGSDPIGDWLVDGNATNFDQTRANTRSVIRAQGSVLRELHALLKEQDPANSFGGLELVQNKCQEFLWVHADFVSEYYQ; from the coding sequence ATGGTACCAGACGAGGCATACCGCGAAGCAGAGCGACGGATTGAGGCGGCTCGGAAGGAGGGGGCTACGAAACTCGATCTCAGCCACATGGAGCTGAACTCAGTGCCGAAAGAATTGGGCAATCTCAACAATCTGACTGAGCTTTCCCTTTCCCATAATCAACTCACTGCGGTGCCGAAAGAATTGGGCAATCTCAATAATCTGACCGAGCTTTCCCTTTACCGGAATCAACTGAACTTGGTACCAAAAGAATTGGGTAATCTCACCAATCTAACTTGGCTTTACCTCTATCAAAATCAACTCACTGCGGTGCCGAAAGAATTGGGCAATCTCACCAATCTGACTCGGCTTGACCTTGACCAAAATCAACTGAATTCGGTGCCGAAAGAATTGGGTCAACTCGCCAATCTACAAGAGCTTTATCTCTCCGACAATCAACTCACCACAGTGCCGAAAGAATTGAGTCAACTCAGCAATTTAAAGGTGCTTGACCTTTCCCAAAATCAATTCACCATAGTGCCCTTGGAATTGGAACAGCTTGCCAACCTGACAGAGCTTAACCTCTCCCAAAATCAACTCACCACGGTGCCGAAAGAATTGGGCCAACTTGCCAATCTAATGGTACTTTACCTCGACCAAAATCCTTTAGACCCGGAATTGGCAGCAGCCTATGGACAAGGACTTGAAGCAGTTAAAGAATACTGGCAAGCCTTAGCTAAAGAGCAAATTGTCCTCAATGAAGCCAAGCTTATTTTGGTAGGAGAGGGAGAAGTGGGCAAAACTAGTTTGCTAGGCGCGCTGCGAGAAGATGAATGGATTGAGAGACGTCCGGCTACTCAAGGGGTCGAAGTAGACATCAAGTCCCTAGTAGTTACTGATCAAAACAGCGGTACAAAAATTACTCTTAATGGTTGGGACTTTGGAGGGCAAAACATTTACCGCCATACTCATCAACTCTTTTTCACTGCACCAGCCATTTACCTGGTTGTGTGGAATCCCCGTCGTGGACCAGAGCAATGTCGAGTGGATGAGTGGATCAAAATGATCAAGCTCCGAACTCATGACGCCCAACCGGATGCTAAGCCCTACATTTTTGTCGTGGCAACCCACGGTGGCCCGAAGGAGCGACTTGACCACATCGACGAACAGGCCTTACGCGAAGAATTTGGTGATCTGATTGTTGGCTTTCATCATGTCGACAGCAAAACCAAGTATGGTCTGGATGAATTGAAGCAGCTGATTGCCCACTCAGCCGCTAATATTCCTCAAGCGGAGCGCACTGTTCCGGTTAGTTGGAAGCGGATGCTATATGCGATCCGCCAGCGCGGTGAAACTGATGCCTGGATTACTTACGAGCAATTTCAAACCCTCTGTGGCGAGCAATCAATTAATTTAACCCTGGTCAAAACCTACGCCGCTATCCTCAATGAATTAGGGTATTTGATTCACTACAGCACCGACCCTGTGTTGAAAGATACTGTTATCCTCAAGCCCGAGTGGCTCAGCAAAGCTATCAGCTTCGTTCTAAAAGACGAGCAAGTTAAGGAAAATAATGGGTTGGTACGCCATAGCCGCCTCAGTGAATTATGGGATGACCCTGCACGTGGTGAAGATCGCTATCCTCCTCATCTGCATCCTGTGTTTCGCAAACTGATGGAGCGTTGCGATTTGTCCTATCAGGTGGAATTGCCTGAAGCTGATGCGCCTACTACTACCCTGATAGCGCAACTGGTGCCCAGCAAACGCCCCGACGACTGGGAGCAAGATTGGGTATTGAAACCAGGTGACACCGAATGCACCCAAATCTGCCGCCTGTTGGACAAGGAGTCCGGGCGCTTGGTTGAGGCTAAAGGACTGATGTATCGCTTGATTGTACGGCTGCACCGCTACTCCCTCGGACGCCACAATTACTACCTCAGTCGCCACTGGAAAAGTGGCCTAATGCTTGATGATGGCTTTAACGGTCGTGCCTTTATTGAAGAAATTGGCAGCGATGTCTACGTCACTGTACGAGCGGCATACCCTAGTGGGTTTCTAGGATATCTCTGTGCCGACATCCACTGGCTAGTGCAGTTTTTTTGGCCAGGGATTGACCCTAGGCTTTATATCCCCTGCCCGACAGAAAGCTGTAAAGGTTTGCTGGAGCGAGATGAAATCATTGAGTTCAAGGCTGAGGGAATACCCAAAGTTCGCTGTCCTGTCTGCCGCCAGTTCCACAGTATTGATTCATTAATGGCGACCACCATTGCTCAGCCCGAATGGCAAGATGCAGTCACTGAACTCAAGCAAGGCCAACAGCAAATTCTTGCTGCCTTTGATACGGGCTTCGACTCCCTGAGTGTCCAACTCAAAACCTTAATGAGTCAAGCCGATGAACAGTTCGAAGCACTGCTCACTACATTGACCGATCCAGCCAAAGATGGACCAAGACTTTTCAGCTTTGAACCCGTTGACCCTAGCTTCTGGAATAAACCCAAATGGGTTGCCCAACGGTTTCGACTTACCCTATGGTGCGAACATCGACGGTTGCCACTCCCTGTGCTGAACGGTGAAGGCGATAACCGGGGCGTCTATGAGCTTGAGCTAACACGGGACTGGATTAAGCGGGCCTCACCTCTGCTGCGAATCCTCTCCGTCACGCTCAAACTTGCCCTACCGATCGCTATTCCTGGAACCAAACTCGCTACCAACGAGACGGAATATAACGCCATTGCTGAACAGCTTGAATTTGGGGTAAAGTCTGCAAATTCCTTTCTCTCAGGTAGTGACCCAATCGGTGATTGGTTGGTGGATGGGAATGCTACTAATTTTGATCAGACTAGAGCCAACACCAGATCCGTGATTCGTGCTCAAGGCTCTGTGCTACGCGAACTGCATGCCCTCTTAAAGGAGCAAGATCCTGCCAACAGCTTTGGTGGACTCGAACTAGTGCAAAACAAATGCCAAGAGTTTCTCTGGGTACATGCCGATTTTGTCAGCGAATATTATCAGTGA
- a CDS encoding tetratricopeptide repeat protein, which yields MMRVSIPQAVIGAIAAGCLLGVPSAVSTVPAVAQSPGDETGIGCFFDQPTGIVERFARDTLVYRSWHYARAGDMEQAVYALRRAIAIAEVTTDPLLRTELVGETSGLTGAQPSTLEQILDDAIATQQLDIPLAFLPEIEAIAQPLDDLYPALSTKTRVLTRLANTYLQLEQPEQAQRLLAQAWQTASFADGGAFAITVAPIAQGYLELGHTEQAMTILNQALQAAETITQADESYQAQILEPIAVAFAQAGEVEQAIQIAERIEAGSASARALASAAGAYVKLGQPAQAETLFQQAITVAQSLSNTGFPPDSALAEVALRYAQAAPSETVLSVIDGLEVPAIKANALAELAAIYGQHNQIDRAKRLLTQAISALDEVPFHEEPEQTLLSWSETFAANHQTELLLELANTAQRQRFIFPSQMLMLLTEHTTTAGAYDPALQIAEMIPAEEGYYRNSALQQVAVGYARSGNPDQALEVVQTMGLCNEQACQATAFIAVAEAVSKGGQPATALMLLDQAHEILKAAQAPDSNRDIWIELSTQYAIQHSLVGQVDQAADWRDQLIDRLNTLEYFIAAELTRQVIGDFLRTQQVELAVQFAQNLEDTFVQGAGWHEVVLQLLEQGKTELARSLVKEVPTPEGKAQLLIALTDDAIGVGHRDLATDLLSQTLEVAQTIAGPDVRPMDEWDRASTFSALSIRYAALGQSTQAAQIAEMITDESERTALLQRLGCYRDTASPIN from the coding sequence ATGATGCGCGTATCGATTCCCCAAGCAGTGATTGGTGCCATTGCCGCTGGATGCCTGTTGGGGGTTCCTAGCGCAGTAAGCACTGTACCTGCAGTTGCCCAAAGCCCAGGCGATGAAACTGGAATCGGCTGTTTTTTCGATCAGCCAACGGGGATTGTTGAGAGATTTGCCCGGGATACGCTTGTGTACAGAAGCTGGCATTATGCCCGGGCAGGAGACATGGAGCAGGCAGTTTACGCCTTGAGGCGGGCGATCGCGATCGCTGAGGTCACCACCGACCCACTCCTGAGAACCGAGCTAGTTGGCGAGACGTCTGGGCTAACTGGAGCCCAGCCCAGTACCTTGGAGCAAATTCTTGACGATGCGATCGCAACACAGCAACTCGATATTCCCCTAGCGTTCTTGCCCGAGATTGAAGCCATTGCCCAACCCCTTGACGATCTGTATCCTGCACTTTCGACCAAAACCCGGGTTTTGACCCGATTAGCCAATACCTATCTGCAGCTAGAACAGCCCGAGCAAGCACAAAGGCTGTTAGCCCAAGCCTGGCAAACGGCTAGCTTTGCGGATGGGGGGGCCTTTGCCATCACCGTTGCCCCCATCGCCCAAGGCTACCTTGAGCTGGGGCATACCGAACAAGCAATGACCATTCTCAACCAGGCGCTACAGGCTGCTGAAACGATCACTCAGGCAGACGAGTCTTATCAGGCTCAGATATTGGAGCCCATTGCCGTAGCCTTTGCCCAGGCAGGTGAGGTCGAGCAGGCCATTCAAATCGCTGAACGTATCGAAGCGGGCAGTGCTAGCGCCAGGGCACTGGCCTCCGCAGCGGGGGCCTATGTCAAGTTAGGGCAGCCTGCCCAAGCAGAGACCCTGTTTCAGCAGGCGATTACAGTGGCCCAGTCCTTATCTAACACTGGCTTTCCTCCCGACTCAGCGCTGGCTGAGGTCGCCTTACGCTACGCTCAAGCTGCGCCTTCCGAGACTGTCTTATCTGTAATTGATGGCTTAGAGGTTCCCGCAATCAAGGCAAATGCGCTAGCGGAGTTGGCCGCTATTTACGGCCAGCATAATCAAATAGACAGGGCTAAGAGACTGCTGACTCAAGCGATCTCAGCTTTGGACGAAGTCCCCTTTCATGAAGAACCTGAGCAGACCCTCTTAAGCTGGTCTGAGACGTTCGCAGCCAACCATCAAACTGAGTTGCTCCTGGAGTTGGCAAACACTGCTCAGAGACAGCGTTTTATTTTTCCGTCCCAAATGTTGATGCTGTTGACTGAGCACACGACGACAGCAGGAGCCTATGACCCTGCCCTGCAAATCGCAGAGATGATTCCTGCGGAAGAAGGATATTACCGCAATTCAGCCCTGCAGCAAGTCGCTGTGGGATACGCGCGCTCAGGGAACCCTGACCAGGCTCTAGAGGTTGTCCAAACCATGGGGCTCTGTAATGAGCAAGCCTGTCAGGCAACTGCATTCATTGCAGTGGCAGAGGCCGTTTCCAAAGGCGGGCAACCTGCGACAGCATTGATGCTGCTTGATCAGGCCCATGAAATCCTAAAAGCTGCGCAGGCCCCAGACAGCAATCGAGACATCTGGATAGAACTCTCCACCCAATATGCCATTCAGCACAGCCTCGTCGGGCAAGTTGACCAGGCCGCAGACTGGCGCGACCAGCTAATCGATAGGCTCAATACCCTGGAGTACTTTATCGCTGCTGAATTAACTCGGCAGGTCATAGGTGACTTCTTGAGAACACAACAGGTTGAGTTGGCAGTCCAGTTTGCTCAGAACCTGGAAGATACCTTCGTTCAGGGGGCTGGATGGCACGAGGTCGTCTTGCAGTTGCTCGAACAAGGCAAAACTGAGCTGGCAAGATCGTTGGTAAAAGAAGTCCCGACGCCTGAGGGAAAAGCACAACTTCTGATAGCCCTGACAGATGACGCCATCGGTGTTGGTCATCGTGATTTAGCGACTGACCTCCTGTCGCAAACACTGGAGGTTGCCCAAACGATTGCAGGGCCGGACGTTCGCCCGATGGACGAGTGGGATCGAGCCAGTACGTTCAGCGCGCTCTCCATTCGGTATGCAGCCCTTGGACAGTCTACCCAGGCGGCCCAAATTGCTGAAATGATTACGGATGAAAGCGAGCGTACTGCCTTGCTGCAACGGTTAGGCTGCTATCGAGACACGGCTTCTCCGATAAACTGA